A region of Haliotis asinina isolate JCU_RB_2024 chromosome 7, JCU_Hal_asi_v2, whole genome shotgun sequence DNA encodes the following proteins:
- the LOC137291980 gene encoding pyrethroid hydrolase Ces2a-like, whose product MASVVELSSISDTELLETQGKDSFRTTKSGNLLSQGKLSSGPPGKEGLDAINIKAFGEAAFGDIQKSYGFLQYAQIGSGLVISDHTKLKVLVYSLKMCSFWTVFIGVSCLATTVITFEAEEFVVRETLYGRIRGTVKTVLGSKKVERYLSVPYATSPVGELRFENPEKPTTWRGIRNTTVLPPACPQMALKWSYVYSHRPGFNDSDEDCLYMNLYVPQVAENDVKMAVLVHVHGGSNLAGMGAMLDMDILAAHGEIIVINFNYRLGALGFLSGGQPEFPGNYGLLDQTAALQWVSQNIHFFGGDPNKVTVEGHSAAAADVGYHIVSPLSKGLFRFAIIQSGSPTALWALQSQHQKVLTRYSEVVGCNSSMELQKLKQCLKSVPWRDITDRLFISKCVPSDVCLSPVIDGFFVEKHADILFKEAELNGEAFMAGITRDEVSISVIVHEYFPWDDPLNRTALALAFDEFWGDHELVVPTLDVATRLAARTDNVYFYSFDYASPSAKVQAVPHGRDLFYLFGCPFSGHPLYNYTEEDRQVSKVFMNMWTSFVKTGKPSSTVEKDPVYFQRFDSEIQPYMKIDVVGGKGAIKTAYKPRARQMAFWNNVLPQVITLQSNTTQTEKEKYGILTWSLAIVSGILFLCVCASVVFLMRKHRHHSQAK is encoded by the exons ATGGCCAGTGTGGTAGAGCTATCTTctataagtgacacagaacttTTAGAAACTCAGGGCAAAGACTCCTTCCGAACTACAAAATCTGGGAATTTACTCTCACAAGGAAAACTCTCCTCAGGGCCACCTGGAAAGGAAGGCTTAGATGCGATAAACATAAAAGCATTTGGAGAAGCTGCCTTTGGTGACATACAAAAATCATAtggcttcttacaatatgcacaaatAGGATCAGGACTTGTCATCAGTGACCACACT AAATTGAAGGTTCTAGTATACAGCTTAAAGATGTGTTCTTTTTGGACAGTGTTTATCGGTGTTTCCTGTCTGGCAACAACAGTAATTACGTTTGAAGCTGAGGAATTCGTGGTACGGGAAACCCTTTATGGTCGGATCAGGGGCACTGTTAAAACTGTGCTGGGTTCCAAGAAGGTTGAACGATACCTGAGCGTTCCCTATGCGACATCTCCTGTAGGAGAACTCCGATTTGAG AACCCTGAGAAACCAACCACATGGAGAGGTATACGAAATACGACAGTGCTCCCCCCTGCCTGTCCCCAGATGGCCTTAAAATGGAGTTACGTGTATTCACACCGTCCTGGATTCAATGACAGCGACGAAGACTGTTTGTACATGAACTTGTATGTTCCGCAG GTTGCAGAAAATGACGTTAAGATGGCGGTCCTTGTTCACGTCCATGGTGGCAGCAACTTGGCTGGCATGGGAGCCATGTTAGATATGGACATCTTGGCAGCACATGGCGAGATCATCGTTATCAATTTTAACTACAGACTAGGTGCTCTCG gtTTTCTAAGTGGTGGACAACCGGAGTTTCCAGGAAATTATGGTCTGCTGGACCAAACTGCAGCACTGCAATGGGTTtctcaaaatattcatttctttgGGGGTGATCCAAACAAGGTTACCGTCGAAGGACACAGCGCTGCGGCCGCAGATGTTGGCTACCATATTGTGTCACCACTGTCAAAAG GATTATTCCGTTTCGCCATCATACAGAGTGGGTCACCAACAGCCCTTTGGGCATTACAATCTCAACATCAGAAGGTTCTTACCAGATACAGTGAAGTGGTCGGTTGCAACAGTTCCATGGAACTGCAGAAGCTTAAGCAGTGCCTTAAGTCGGTGCCATGGAGGGACATAACGGACAGACTTTTCATATCTAAG TGTGTTCCTTCGGACGTTTGTTTGTCCCCAGTAATTGACGGATTCTTTGTGGAAAAGCACGCGGACATTCTGTTTAAAGAGGCAGAGCTGAATGGGGAAGCCTTTATGGCTGGAATAACAAGGGATGAAG TTTCCATCAGTGTCATTGTACACGAGTACTTCCCTTGGGATGATCCTTTGAACAGGACGGCTCTTGCTTTGGCATTCGATGAG TTTTGGGGAGATCATGAGTTGGTCGTTCCTACCTTGGATGTCGCGACACGTCTCGCTGCCAGGACGGACAACGTCTACTTTTATTCCTTTGATTATGCATCACCTTCTGCCAAGGTGCAAG CTGTCCCACATGGACGAGACCTGTTCTACCTGTTCGGTTGTCCTTTCTCTGGGCATCCCCTGTACAACTATACGGAGGAAGATCGTCAGGTCAGCAAAGTTTTCATGAACATGTGGACCAGCTTCGTCAAGACAGG GAAGCCTTCGTCAACTGTGGAAAAAGATCCAGTATACTTTCAACGGTTTGACAGCGAGATTCAACCATACATGAAAATCGATGTGGTTGGTGGAAAGGGAGCGATAAAGACAGCATACAAGCCTCGGGCTCGTCAGATGGCTTTCTGGAATAATGTGCTGCCACAGGTTATTACTCTGCAATCAAACACGacacaaactgaaaaagaaaagtACGGTATATTAACCTGGAGTTTGGCCATTGTGAGTGGAATATtgtttctgtgtgtctgtgcaAGTGTCGTGTTTCTTATGCGAAAGCATCGTCATCATTCACAAGCAAAGTAA